From the Paenibacillus sp. MMS20-IR301 genome, the window AGGTGGAGTTTCCCGACTATACAATTGACCAATTGCTGCAGATAGCCGAGCTGATGGCCAAGGAGCGTGATTATATTCTGATGCCGCAGGCGATACTCAAGCTAAAGCAGCACTTGCTGATTGAGAAAACCGAGAGTCTGCACGCCTTCAGCAACGCGCGTTATGTGCGCAACAGTATTGAAAAGGCGGTCCGCGCCCAGGCTGTGCGGCTGCTGAACCAGTATGAGAGCGCGAGCCCCGGCAAGCAGGAGCTGATGACGCTGCGGACCGAGGATTTCAAGCTGTGAGACATGAATGTACAGAGATGAGGAGTATTTAATTAATGGCAATCACAACACATGATACAGAGACGGATTTGCAGGACCGGGCCATTCTGGTCAGTCTGGTAACCGATAAAATCAAACGTACAGGCATTGACCCTGAGCTGTCGCTTCAGGAGCTGGTTCAGCTGGCTGAAACAGCAGGTGTAGAGGTGCTGGATGTCCTGCGGCAGAATAAAGAAACCCCTGACTCCAAGTGGTTCATCGGTAAAGGGAAGGTTGAAGAGCTGCGGATGGCGGCAGACGGTCTGGGCGCGAATACGGCTATCTTCGATCAGGAGCTGTCCGGAGCACAGGTGCGCAACCTGGAGGAAGCACTGGATCTGAAGATTATTGACCGTACCCAGCTTATTTTGGATATTTTCGCCGGGCGGGCTAAGACCCGGGAGGGCATAATTCAGGTAGAGCTGGCCCAGCTCTCCTATTTGCTGCCGCGTTTATCCGGCCACGGCAAGAATCTGTCCCGCCTGGGCGGCGGGATCGGGACACGCGGTCCCGGGGAGAGCAAGCTGGAGACGGACCGCCGGCATATCCGCGGCCGCATAACCGAGCTGAAGCGCCAGCTTGATGAGGTGGTCAAGACGCGTGAGCTGCACCGCGAACGCCGGCGCAAGAGCGGTGCTGTTCAGGTGGCGCTGGTCGGCTATACCAATGCCGGCAAATCCACGCTGCTGAAGCAGCTGACGGATGCCGATGTGTATATTGAGAACCAGCTGTTCGCAACACTTGACCCCACCTCGCGTGTCCTGCAGCTTCCCGGCGGCAAAGAGGTGGTGCTGACCGATACGGTCGGATTCATCCAGAATCTGCCGCATGATCTGGTTGCTTCATTCCGGGCCACACTGGAGGAAGTGAATGAAGCGAATCTCGTGCTGCATGTAGTCGATTCATCTTCGCCTATGCGGGAGGAGCAGATGGAGGTAGTCGGATCCATTCTGCAGGACCTGGGCGCAGCCGGGAAGCCGCAGATTGTCTTGTTCAACAAGACAGATCTATGCCAGCCGGAGCAGCTGGAGATGCTGCCGGCTGGCCCGGGGTATATGAAGATCAGTGCGTTTAATCCGGACGACCTCACCCGGATTACAGAGATAATCAGTGATGAGCTGGCCGGAGATACCCTGACCTTCCGTATTCCGGGGGACCGTGGAGATCTGTCCTCACTGCTCTACCGGGTGGGCGAGGTGCTGGAGCAGGAATATGATGAGAATGATGTACTCTACAAGGTCCGGCTCAACAAAGAGGATTACGATAAGTGGAGCTATAAGCTTGCGGAATTCGTAGACTCCGAGTGATTCGCCGAATGTGTGTTACCGGATAATCCAAGTCCCTGTATAGCAGTTGTACCGCTTTCGGATGATCCGGAAGAAGGCAGCTGCTGTGCGGGGGCTTAATTTCTTGCGGTAAAGCTTCATCATATGGCAGTTAAATGTAATGTAAGGAGAGGTTAAGGGGAAATGGCAGTATTTGCAGAGGATTTATTACAGGCAGCGGAAGCTGCAGAGCTAGAAATAGAGAAGGCTGTGAAACGTCTCGAAGCAGTTGTAGATCATAATCAGTGGAAGGTTATTGAAGCATTCCAGCGCCAGCATGTCAGCGACTTTCACTTTGCCGGGTCTACCGGGTATGCTTATAACGACCGGGGGCGGGAAGTGCTCGACCTGGTCTATGCTGAAGTATTCGGTGCAGAAGCTGCG encodes:
- the hflX gene encoding GTPase HflX, yielding MAITTHDTETDLQDRAILVSLVTDKIKRTGIDPELSLQELVQLAETAGVEVLDVLRQNKETPDSKWFIGKGKVEELRMAADGLGANTAIFDQELSGAQVRNLEEALDLKIIDRTQLILDIFAGRAKTREGIIQVELAQLSYLLPRLSGHGKNLSRLGGGIGTRGPGESKLETDRRHIRGRITELKRQLDEVVKTRELHRERRRKSGAVQVALVGYTNAGKSTLLKQLTDADVYIENQLFATLDPTSRVLQLPGGKEVVLTDTVGFIQNLPHDLVASFRATLEEVNEANLVLHVVDSSSPMREEQMEVVGSILQDLGAAGKPQIVLFNKTDLCQPEQLEMLPAGPGYMKISAFNPDDLTRITEIISDELAGDTLTFRIPGDRGDLSSLLYRVGEVLEQEYDENDVLYKVRLNKEDYDKWSYKLAEFVDSE